The Sparus aurata chromosome 14, fSpaAur1.1, whole genome shotgun sequence region ACCCTCAGAAACATTTCCTCAGCCCCTCTAACTCCTCCGTCATGCGACCTCAAGTGCACTTCTGCTGGATTTGGGCAGAAAAGCACCAATTAAATCGATTCTGGCCGACTTTGATCTGCTGAGcacgagacacacacacacacacacacacacagacacacacagagtgtaATGAGGCTCTGCTCCCTCAACAGCAGGGGTGAACACACTTTGCTTCTCCTTCTTGCAGTttcctccccttctcctcctcctcctctcatttcatttcttgGCGACATTTTAATCCTTCCTCCACGCTGAGAGGTAGTTAGAGGTAGtaggaggagggaagaaaggaAACACAGCCAGAAAAGACGCTCTCATGCATCCTTATTTCAAactccacttcttcttcttcttcttcttcttttttctctcatttgtttttccttcttttttcttcctctgaggTTTTTATAGAGTCAGAAGAGAGATGGGATGTGGAAATTCCTCCCCGGCcaataacaacagcagcagcagcggcacagcaggtgagagagagtgtgtgcatgAAATAGTTGTTTACCTGAGACGTCTTCTatgtaaacaacaacagcagaatATATGACAGGTTTAAAGTTTATTCTCTCTCTTAAGCTCTATTAGTAAGTCAAATAAAGCTGTTAAAGGACCAGTCTGTCAGGTTTTTGAGCATGTATATTGCAGGTAAAAGTGGATGATACTGTATATTAGAGTGTCGGCTGcctaaattaaaacaaaaaggactttaactttaaatatgacGGGGTGACATGCTCAGTTTCAGTTTTCCTCTCGTTCTTACGCTGCACCAGGATTATTTATTGTTTGACAGCatgtttctttttgattttactCTGACTCAGTGGACGTTGACTGCAGGTACAAACCTGTTGTCGGGCGGCGTTCTCCTCTTTCACATGCGTGTTACTGTTGTCTGAATCCTCGTCTCCATGGGAAACAACACACTCTAACCTACACACTGAATATTATCAGATAGGTTgtgagataaaaacatttatttcagaattttgACCATCACATAATTCCAGTTTCCTTTCTCatgatttcattattttttcattaaattaaatttaattattaatgacttttttttaatctaatcatttttattttgaaaaatgtcctgatttagattttgtatttgatattTTGACCTAAGAAATCATAATTTcgcttttttaaataataattctgACTTTTGATCTCGTAATTGTGACTTTATCTCATAAATATGACTTTCTTTCTCTTAATTTAGATTTCTTAACTCataattttgatttttaatCTCTTATTTGAACCTAATATAtcataattttgattttttaaatcataattctgtttttgtttcatgatTTTGGATTTTTATCTCATGATATTAATTAGccgttgatttttttttcaaagcgtggtttccatctttctttctcttaaaTTGGCAGAAGTGGGCTTCCAtagagaagaaacaaaagtcaggttttattatattttcagcAGATTCTGGCTGCCATAAAAGCAAATGTCTCATGTTACTGTTGTTTCTACgggaaacaaacaacaacagaaacacaactaAACCCAGCTAGGCTCTGAAAGAAAAGTTAATTTAACATTCGTCAACGATTAATCTCAtccgtctgtgtgtttgtggcctTAGGTCGAGCTGAGTCGTCATCCAAGGCGTGAGTTAAaagctcaacacacacacaaacacacacacacacacacacacacacacacacacacacacacacacacacacacacacacacacacacactctgatgttGAACCGTGTCAGTGTTGTTTGACCTTTCTCTGAAGTTTTCTGTTGACATAGAGCGACTGACTTCAATACAcagtttttaatgtgtgtgtgtgtgtgtgtgtgtgtgtgtggacagatcAGAGGAGTCTGTGCCAGAAGACGACAAATGGCAGTGAGTCATTCAGTTTACCATTTCTATGTAgatacaaaaatatacacacacacgtaatgaATAAACGTGAATtaacgtgtctgtgtgtgtgtgtgtgtgtgtgtgtgtgtgtgtgtgtgtgtgtgcttatagGAACTATGGAGGTGTGTATGTGGGATTCCCTGCAGACCTGAGTAACATTCCTCAAGTACAGATAGGAGCCCTCagaggtaacacacacaaacacacaaacacaacaacaacaacaacaacaacaacacttacaAATCCTTCATTAAGTCAAAATTCTAACTGCTATACTGCTTAATTAGAAGCCCTCCAAGGTGCACATGTAGGTGAAGGTAGTCCCGAGACATGTCATACTACTGTAACTCCAATATTTTTAAGCCTGGTCCCTTTTTgcaaattgtattttaatgttttcatgactaaaaggcacaaaacatttcagatttGATCCTGTTAATCGCTTCAGCTGGCAGCCACTGCAACATGATCCTTCAACCATCAAAGTTATCGCTTATCGCTCCCCTCAAAaacaccagactccattcacaaaaacagtcatttaaCCTCACAGATCAATCATAAAACACACCTCACTCAAAGtcgacagaaacaaaataaaactcactgaaacacacacaataaatgtGCTTGTGTTGAATTTTCCAGGGTTTTGTGTGAGGCAGCATGCTTACGTGACAGAATACCACTACATAAACAATTTCTGATAgcatacgcacacacaaacacacacaaacacacacaaacacacacatacacagagccTCAATTTCCTGTTGAGTCACCCGGGTCATGATGAGAGCATGggagacagaaaacactgacGATCACTgaacatgtctgtgttttgtttttgtgtctcgtgtgtgtgtgtgaaattaaACACTGTACATGTATTCTATATATGTGTAATATGTGCAGGTAATCTAATAATCAGTGTGTGTTAATTAATGACACTGTCCTCCACAGAGACTGATGGGAACCTGTTGTCCCTCAGGAAGCCGCTGTGGGGGAACGGACTGTAGTTTTTAATGAAGAGCCAGGTCTGtgcttgtttctgtgtgtgtgtgtgtgtgtgtgtacgggtgtgtgtgtgtgtgtgtgtacgtgtgtgtgtgtgtgtgtgtgtgtgtgtgtgtgtgtgtagacgaCCTCCTCCAGTTCCAGTTCATTAATGAGAGCTGTGGTGTCATGTCAGCATTTAAAAGACCACAGCAGTGTCCCTAATTGTATGAAAGGTTatgaataatataatattaataattaaatCATTATGAATTTATAAATGATTTTAATTACAATAACAGCGATGGAaggtaactaagtacatttactcaaatactgtatttattttgaggtgttttactcgagtattttcattttctgcaacttctggatgcaaatattttattttttacttgcTGCATTTATTGGatgactttagttactagtttctttccagattacatgctgcatcagagtgAAATCAGTGATTtaaattaattgaattaattaatcagattaaaaaaaaaggttctgatgatgagaaaaatgctgaatatcagatctgataatcGTTCAACTCACATCATATCAATTACTTACTTTAACTTTTGATAGttgagtacatttaatatcGGATACTTTAAGATTTTTACTCGGGTACTATTTCTATTTAACATCACTGTTACCAACATCTTTACTTTtctacttttttacttttttacttttcttttcagtttaaaacatgataaaaatcaACTCCATCATTACAGTAACTGTAACTATAAGATGTATTTGTAATCAATATTCTACCTGACCACCTGTGTATGTTCCTTTGTGTCTATGACATCACGCAGTCCTTCCAATCAGCTACTCGTCATACACTTAGGTGCTTTAACATGCTTGAGTTTCAGCTGTAATCACAATCTAATTCCTGAAAATTAATCATAAATTAATACCGTCTCTGAATTTTAAGGTGCTACAGCAGACTCATAtgacaggagaagaagaagaagaagaagaagaagaagaagaagaagaagaaagcctCCAGGTGTTCTTCAGGTCCTCAGTGTTGTCACCCAGAGGAGACAATCAGGATCACCTCCGCCTGGTTTAACTGACTGTGGAGCCTGATGTGTCAGCTGGTTTCAGACTTTTAATGCTTTAATGGCAGCAGATGTCGACCCGGACTCAGCATCATAAATAAAGGATGAAGGTGTTTCTATGAGGGCACGAAGAAGCTGGAGGTTTTTAATGAAAGCCATGGAGGAATCCACTGGGtcctggcagcagcaggtgctgcAGTGAACATCTGTCAGCTGATCGGCACAAAATGGCAGCTCAGGAGGGTGAAGCTGTGCCGAAGCTCTCCTTGTTTAGGTCTGAAACAGGTGAACGCTGAGCAGGACTTCGTTTGGCTCGTgtgtaattaataataaaaacctgCAGACTCGTGGTCCTCCGGGACACAAACTGTAAGTGGCTCCTGCTGTGAGGTGACGGAGTCGTCTTCTCCTTCGGGGCGCTGACATGGCAAAGAAAAGACAGCTGTGATGGAGAGGCGACTGTCATGTACACGCGACGCCACAGCGACTTGTTGTGCACACGCTTAAAGGCTAAAATCCTCAAAAACAAGAGGATAGTCTCACGATACTGGAATGTCTGACATCTAAACCACATCTCAACgtcatttcatcattttttttataatcatgGCTTCTCTTGACAATCCTCACCTGCTGCTCTACATACGACATGTTTCATTTAAGTTATTGTGAGAAGAACACTGGATGTAAAAATCCAGTTTTCATGATGCGGTACAGGACGTTTCTGCACCAACAATGACACTATATTCCTCACAATGATGTGTTTGCGCTCATTTGCCTTTAGAAGCGATTCAAGGTGGAGGAGAAACACGGATAAAGATTTACATAAAATGTGGAAATTAGAAGTCAACGTGGTTTATAACTTCTGAGAGAACAAAATCTTCATGTTGATGCAAGGTTGTGTACATGTGTTGTCTGTCTTTCGCTAAGCAACAAGGTCACATcaacaaaaaacagtaaatcaAAAGGTTTTCTTGTCGTTAAACGATCTGCTCGTTGTCTGTTTGTGCTGATTCAACACTCAGGTGGATTTATAGTGCctgtacatgtttgtttttttaaagctctgtttcttgttttctgtattttcaaaGATTACTTGaggaaattaaaatattttcccTCCCAAGTGCTGCTTTAACGTCTCACATTAACTGATGCTTCTGTGTCATTTTGgctatttttaaaagacaaaaaggtAACACGAACTGCAGGATTAAATTAGGTTTTTGATCATTTTGGGGATCGGAGACGACAGAAGAAGATTCAGGTCATGTGTGAGGAATTCACTTGTAGTTCTTGGGagttaaatcaaacaaaaactgaagtTGTTCAGAGCCTGACTGAGAAATCGTCCAGCACATTTATCATAAATAGATCATCAGACACCAGAATATTGGTAGTGATTCTTCTATCCGCATCAAACATCTAGAATAAGTCGGGGTCTGAAGAACACGTAGCAAAGTAAGTGTTACAGGTGAATATCTTCCAGTTTCAGTCATTCGTCATGAAGTTGAATATTTGAGGTTTTCATGAGTGTGAACTCAAACTAATCACTGAAAAAATGCTCTTCAACTGTAaattaattacttttaatttgaaacaaaAGTTCTGCTTTGATACAAAACGACTTGAGAACACTTCAAACACAAGTGTTCAGCAGAAGAAACCACAAACTGTCAACACAAAGGAAAATGTCAGCAGGGAAGTTCACAGGTGTACTGATAGATGTAGGCCACAGGTGAGCTTAAAGTGCAttggaatgagtgtgtgtgtgtgttattgtgcaCACCGAGGTTTGTGTGGTTTGGAGGTTCGACTGGAGCTGAGGAGGAACGTTGTCACTTTGGAGGCATTTTAGGTTTTCTTCATAAAGAAGCTCATTATGTGTTAATCGCACATATAAACCAGCAATGTAGCAAAACATAGTGTGTGAAGCAACAGGACACATTTAAGTTCATATAACAGAAATTATCAACACAAAACTTCATCTCATTTATGGCTCACcaggctggaaaatgtcccaacagTCCCTAAAATCACCTGGTTTTGTTGGTTGTAACAGGAAGAAACTTAATCTGGTGCATATTATAGAAATATTGATATAACACGTATGATTCAAACGTACAATGTCAACTTTTTATCCTGCCGACTGAGCTTAATTTGCATTGCAAGGACATTAAGTCCTGCAGTTTTTCAAGTTCTCCGCCTCCTATGATTTCACTGTAGACACTTTCTGATGACCACGTCCTCTCCTGCTGCCAGCTTCCTGTACAACTGCGACAGCTCATCCTCCCGTGGCTTTTTTGACTCTGGTGTGCAGGGAATCTCAAAGTCCGACGACACCCGGGACTCCTGAGAGAACTCCTCCAGCTCTGATTGGACATTTTGGTCCTTGCTTTCCTTCTCCTGAGACACATTATTGGTCCTCGAGTCTCCTTGTTCCCGCCCCGCCTGCTCTGGCTGGAGAATCAATGTGTCGGGTAAATACGAGTCCAGGTTCTGGGAGGAATGGTTCGACAGCGAGGCGGACAGGGTCAGACTGAAGTTCTCGTCGTTGTTGGGggtttcttcctcctcactgaACAGTTCTGGGGTCTGTGAATCGGTCATTCTGGAGGGGGAGGTGCTCGGGGCAGAACAGCAGGATTGTGATTGGCTCTTGAGGCTGTTGAGGCTGTTGATGCTGTTGATGCTGTTCTGGCTGTCAGGCAGCGTCTCCGTGGTGAAGAAATCCTCCCATTTCGGTGGATTAGAGGAACCTTCTACCTCAACCTCCATCTTCTCAGTTCCTTTACTCCTCTCACTTTCCTTCATCACATcgttcacctcctcctccttcagcttTGCATCCCCCTTTCCCTCCTCtttcacctcttcctcctcctcctcctcttcatcattaGACTCGGTGCAGTCCACAAAGTTTCCTGCAACAGGCTGCGAGTCTGTGACCGTCACGGATAAAGACTCATCCACGGACACAGGGGGCGCTGTTTTCTGAGCATTCTCAGCATTCACTGAGATTAGtgcatcaaaaaaaaacaattgtaagTTTACTAAATAACAATACGaagaaaatattaaagaaagagaaagctaaaatatgttttcacctcTTTCTACTTCTTGGTTCGGTCCaatcttctttctctttggtgCCAAGTCCTGTCTGTCAAACAGCCCGTCATCGCTGTCCGAGTctgagcagagaagaagagacggtcAATACTTTAATTACACAAGTGATAAAGTTTGATTATTTACAAAACCACTAAAAAATGATTACAAGTCAACTCAGCTTGTTAGAAAGTGCCGAAGAAGGTAGCACTGTTCTTTGTGTCTCGTTTACAAATCTATTATGTTCTCATATTAAAAAAGATATTTAGATAATAAAgcaaatcatttttaaacatttgtaaatacTATTTGATATTTACAGACGTGTGAACTTTTGGATCATTAGGTTTTACTGTATGCAAAAACTTCATACCAGTTacactcagcacacacacacacaaacaacatgcTGAAAAACATCTCAAAGATCAACTTTCAAAACATTCTCACTTCGGAATTTGGAAACAGACGTATGGATGATGCGGTTATCCACGGCCTGGCAGGCAAAGTTAGTTTAAGTTAATTAGCTCTGAATAAAGAGCCCGATGACAGAAACACCAGCATGGACCAAAACTCCAAACCTTCTGCAGCTACGTTTACTGACGTGCAGTAGCTTCATAAACAAACGGCGGTCAGACACGTCGGCTGTTAACCTACTGTAGAGAACGAGGCTTTCCATCACCAGGGTCGGAATCGAAGGAAGCAGCAGAAGACTCTTCAGCTCTGTTTGGAGATCAGGGGGCACCTCTAACCTCGCCATGCTTACATGAGGGGGGCAGTGGACTAATTTGGTTTTACACAAATAAGCTAGCTTAATCACATTCTCTTCTAAAAGTAAGATTTCATACCTGCTGAAGCCAACATTTCAATTGATTTATAAACTTTATTCATTCGTCCTTTTCAGTAAAGACACAATTTCTGTCAGTAGAACAGTTTATATACAGCACACAGTTTATATGTCACACTCCACATGGTGACACCTGCTGTGATAATGTGTGGGTGTGTTCGTCTCACCATATGTAGGTCGCTCCACCGTGGTGCGTTTAAGGACTCCCAGAGGTTTGTATATAAACGTCTGATCAGATGGTTTCCTGCACATCTGCTTCAacctgtcagacacacagcgatcaacaaacaaactgaatataaaGTGGATAAAAATTCAAAATCTGTTGCTAAAAAGTGTAGTTTTGCAggttaaatgaataaaaataaataaaagttaactCACATCTGTGTGACCTCAGTCAGTGTCCGACCAATAGGGATAACACTGGGGTAGATGTTGACTGGCCGGAGGTACGAGAGAAAGTCTCGAAGCTGGAATTATACAGCAACATTGTGTTAAGTATAAAAATAAGTAGATGAAAGAGATGTGGAGAAAATAAGCTGAACTTATTCTAAATAAACCTCCTATTAGACTTGTGTATATAACAAACTAATATACTGTGGAttgtttaatcatttaaataaacatttgaagTACCTCTGAGTAGGAGGAGTGGAAACTGAAGCAGGCTCTGAAGGAACTGGCTCCTGTtctggaaaaacaacacaaatccATGTTCAAACCTCACAAACCAAACTTAATGTGATTTATAATCAATTCTTCTTTTAGTGTAAGCAATCTAACTGTAATCAGACCATGACCACAGTCAAACTTGGAGACTTCTGCTCTTACTTTATGATCACGTTGGTTTTCCTCGTTCTCTCTCCGAACCACATGGTGGACGGTTTGATGCTGATGATACGAAGAGGAGTCCCGTCAGAGGCCGTGCAGCCACACGGTAGCCTGCTGCCTTGGAaaaactcctcctcctgtgcacaaaaacacacaaatcaagGCTCAGTGAATGAACATACAAAGGATTTTTCCCACTTGAGCTTACAGTATGTGTATATTGAAAGACATACTCGTaagagacatgagagacataaAGTTTGACCTTGGGGTGTCGACAGGCGTGGATCTGTGTCCTGCGGTCGGTCGTCACGTAGCTCAGGATCTCCGGCATCTTCTTGAACATAGTCAGACTCCTCACGTGGATCTGAGCGCAgaatcaaacaacaaaataagaaaacgTTTAATTGAGCTTTTGGCAGGCGCTGCatagaaaagacagaaatgtgtgtttgtgttacctgtgtgttgAACTCCTCTCCCAGGTTAGTGAACAGGTATTCATATCCATACGCAGCTTTACAGTTGAGCCACACAACATGATATGGACTCTGACTGATCCAGTTTCCAATGAGCTCCAAGATACCACTCAGACAGacctcctgcacacacacagataaaaaatatacaaacaatATGATTTAAATATTCCTGCAGTTCCATTCAATCCTGTCTTCATCCCAGAAACTTACCCGAGTAGGAATTTGGTAGAACCGTGGATCGTAGAAAGTCGAGTCCAGATAAATGCTCTGAATATCCTTCActctgaaaacaggaaaaaatatCATAAGCATCACAAACTGTTGACGCAAAAGGAACAAATGGGACAGAACACATTAACTTTGTATTATGTTCTGTTTAAATTTGAGCTTTTTCTTTATGAAATACTGACGTTAACTCAAATGTACAAATTCCTCAACATTCACTGTCTGGTTCTCCAGAACTTTTGAGAAGCTCGatgagacagaaaacagtgaagaTGTACGACAGGAACAACCTGCTTCCAGAGTGCAGATGTTCAATTCTCGAGGCGTCTCCACCGGCCAACCTGAAGTCTCCTGTGTACAGCACGTTTCCCTGAGAACCTTCAAACAGGAACCTACACACAGAATTTCATGTTAAGATGTCTCAATTATATTTCTAATGATACTGTCTTCTGTGATTCTAATGTCAGGTTAAATGTATGTATGcttcttttttgtgttatttttttcttttctgtgataCTATAAAAAGGCTTTGACTTGCATGACAGAGCCGGGACAATGTCCTGCAGGAAGCAACGTGACCACAAGATCTTCTTTCTGTCAAACAAACCCCAGAGAACATTAAGGACACTTAAATCTCGCCTAAATCTCAACATCTGAATGGACATGAAACTTAAGAAATCTTAAGTTTTTACCTCTCCAGACGCTTCATCAACCAGAGAAATCTGTGTCGGACTCTCCAGCTCTAATGGAAACTAAAACAAATCATTCATCAGGATGGAAGGAAATCTGAATACTAATAGTTTTGTCAGTAAAATTTAAATTGTGTGTAATGATAATTCCCACTAATCATCAATCATATCGCAGTCGGTATATCTGTCGAAATAATCGCAATGCAGCCCTAATACACAATGAAAATGACAGTAATGAAGGGGACTTACAATGTATTCCTCCCAGAAAGAGTACCTTGGATTGCTCAGCAGAAGTTCTTTTGTCACAAAGGAGCAGTAGAGCCTGACAGTACGACTGTAACAGGAGGAGAACATAGAATCAGAACAGcagagacattcacacagagatgaACTTAGTATATGAGTATTACTGCCTTTACAGCTTGACCTGCGCAGCCTCTTCAAGCGTTAAGTCATCTGTTGGGCTTTTTGCTAAGGATTTCAACAATATCTGTCATTAGTTAGTTTTGATGCTCTACCCATTGATTTCACATTAGGCTGTGCAAAAACAATGTGGGTGCTGTGCCTTAGCTGTATCCTTTTTAAGGAAACCCCTGCTTGTAATGGATTCAGTCTTTTAAGCCCCTGATTGTATCTTTCATGAAATCACTGCCTTCACCAGAAATATATTACACGTCTGTTATTTCTTGAACTCTTTGTTTGGGTCAGAAATTCAGGATAAACCCTGTTTGGCAAGTAATACATCTATTTTAATATACAGATTGGGATGTATGATTATACCAGTAGGATAGGGAGACACTACACCATACAGACTTGACATTAAAATTGCTTATCTTTAggatgtgaatgaatgaaactgtTTAAAACTCTAATTTCTGTTTCTGCCTCTTGAATGACTAGTGTTTTTCTAGCACAAAGACTGACTTCCTCCTTCAGTATCAGGGAGGTTTCACAAACAGCAGTCTGTGTCATGAAGTTAAATTCCTGTTCCCTTTTAGTATTAATACTCAAAGACCCAAACTGTCACCTGAACTGCAGTTTTCTCTTCAGTATCGGTCCTTTCAGTCCTTTCATGTGATCTGTTGAAAGCAACCACAGacataaaaaagatgaaaacgtGTCTGAATCTGTGATTACAAGGCTGTTCGAGTGCTAAATGTTAGTAATTTAACTTAATATCGTGTGAGGCTGGTGATGCTAGCTAACTACCAGGCTCACCTTTGTGGCAGTGGGAGAGGAAATATGCCCGGGCATGTAGGTTCTCCCTGTCGAACCGGTCCAGAGAAATTGTGGGATATTCCTTCATTCGGCctgcaaatgaactcatctttACATGGAAGCTTCTGAAGTTATCGTCTGAAATTTAATTAAACGTCGTTTCCAGTGAAGAGACCATGTTTTGATAGTTTCACCGccggtgtttgtttttgtcccgCCCATCAATTTCAGttcgtcttcttcttcgctTCTTTTTACGGTCGTTCCGGTGCGTTCAGTAAGTGTTAGCGCCACCTACCGTCTGTTTGCATTTAGCCCCTTTTCTtaagcttgttttgttttagacTTATATGTGAAAAACAATAAGTCAGATTTTCTCTATTGTTTCTTCAAATACCGTAATAATAATACCGACAACGCTTCCTCAGAGCCATTTGTCCTGTAATGTCGTTTGGCGCCATCTTGTGGAAGCTGGGTTGATGATCATTCCCAACGCAGAAGAAGAAAGTTCACCGTAACCAAGCAACCAAAGACAAGCCGCCATCGCTCGTTTATTAACGACTGGAAATATACCAGGACAAGTTTTAAAACTAGCTAAAGTAAGTCAAATATTTTATGTACTTTTCAGAAGTTAATGGAGAAATGTGTGGAAATAAGCGTACATGAGACTGTGAGCtgtataaaatgttttcttatttctaGTCCACCACACACGAATCTCGATTCacgaatgttttatttttaagtatcacttcttaaatgtgaatatggtACACACAGAGTTTTTCTAATTTTATTTTCTACAATTATTAGAATACATTCTTGATTTCGGCATACATTACAATACATCAAGCGGTGCTTATTTTGTGAAATGCCACTTTTTATGACAGGGCAGCCTGTGACttccaaaaaaacacaggttCCATCCAATCAAcactgtcagtttatttttaacataGTGCTGTTTGGTTTATCAATTGTATGCCGAATTTGCCTGAGCATCTTTAGTTTGGCCTGTGTGAAAACTTATAATAAGTGTCTCTGCTGATTCCTAAGAAAATCAAGAATGGAGCTAAAGTATTAATCTTTTCTGGTGAAGTCGTGTCATTTTACAGTTCTGGTTGTAAAATGATAATTGACCTTGATTCTTGAATCTCCTTCTGAAGAACATTACTGCTTCTTTTGAACCtcaaaatattgtattttgaATCAATTTAAGGCATTTTCATCTGTTATCTTGTCAGTCGTCTTAAGCCAGTCTGTTAAACTGTGCATTTCTGTGACATATTTCAGCATATCCACCATGCCCTCTACTACTGATAACAACTCCAAGCCTAAATCCATGAAAAGAGCCAAAGAATGGACGGCAGAAGTGGAAAACCTGTTCAGATTCCAGCAGGCGGGCTACAGAGATGAATTGGAGTACTTACAATTTAAACACGGAGTCATGGTAAATATACTGATCTGAATGTGTAACTAGTCGTGTCATTGATTCAGAGAAAGGAGCAAGGGAATGCCTTTTTCTAAGTGTTACATAAAAGGCCTGCTATCAGTATGGGACATAACATTGCAATTACAGATGAGGAGCCAGAGGTGGTTCAGGTTTATGTGGATTAAAACTGTTATCACGcaataaaagacacaaacactaCAGTCATTGAAAAACTTCCCTAAGAGTCATGGCCGAAACATCAAATTAAAATATTAGATAACAAGCTTTATCTCTTCTCAAAGTTAACTAACAAGCATCCAAAATGGAGCGGATCTAACAGCAAAACATCTCTACAGGATTCCTTACAGATATGTGTAGCATTTGCGGCCTCacaatgtctaaaaacaaccagaccattgtcatttattttactgaGTTATGTACTTACATCATCCTGAATGTTtcaaaaaagcagttttaaaaagcacagaaaTCTGTAATTTAAGTCAGAGTAGGTCAAAGAGTAAGGAAGTAGGTCAACGACTGTAACTGAATATAAAGGGAATAAATAATTGATAAATTACTTCATCTGTGATCCTTTCTGCCCGAGTCCTGTCAGGTAGATTTTCACAGGCAGTGTTGATTATTtaacaatgatgatgataacatcAAACTAGTCTTTTGTTTTCgatgttttgattgagagacagCAGAAATAACATACTGTGCCTTTAACTACAGCTCCTGAGAAGACAGTCTCAGCTGTTATAGTGGCATTAGTAGCCTTGATCTAACTGTAAACAGTCATAGCAGAATAGGTAAA contains the following coding sequences:
- the meig1 gene encoding meiosis expressed gene 1 protein homolog, whose product is MPSTTDNNSKPKSMKRAKEWTAEVENLFRFQQAGYRDELEYLQFKHGVMIEKWPETGFVKKLQRRDNTFYHFSRRRECRDCDLHKVVVYGY